The Methylomusa anaerophila genome has a segment encoding these proteins:
- a CDS encoding uroporphyrinogen decarboxylase family protein: MSSKDIILQAIRAKNRGVSTQPRLPVALLSGGTWTFRQKGLTLKDVLDRPELGAPAILEINETVQSDIVWPGSGYHNILVHILGGKIKFRPQGNIDVLEPLLTTTREVDRLQPGRLNSHEWIAAIRSIISQVHSQIGDRVLVGTSSWGPFTLAGQFLGVEKLMTGLYKDKQGVHALLEAMTELCTVYLEPLIEQGAAIESIAEPTASGDLISLRHFEEFVAPYIGKVAKRLKDKGAYTTLHICGNIKNRLHLIPDLHVDLLSLDYKVDLATAQLILDGKTAVAGNVNPVLLKDAAPSQIAQTVKECIRQAGRAANYVLMPGCDIPAGVPLANVLAFIDAGRHSCTEVS; the protein is encoded by the coding sequence ATGTCATCAAAAGACATTATTTTGCAGGCCATTCGCGCGAAAAACCGGGGCGTGTCCACCCAGCCGCGGTTGCCGGTGGCGTTGCTGTCGGGGGGGACGTGGACTTTTCGGCAGAAAGGGCTGACGCTGAAAGATGTACTCGACCGGCCGGAGCTGGGTGCGCCGGCTATCCTTGAAATCAATGAAACCGTACAGTCGGATATTGTGTGGCCCGGGTCCGGTTATCATAATATATTGGTCCACATTTTGGGCGGCAAGATCAAGTTCCGGCCGCAGGGCAATATTGATGTGCTGGAACCGCTGTTGACAACAACAAGGGAAGTTGACCGTCTGCAACCTGGACGATTGAATAGCCATGAGTGGATTGCCGCTATCCGCTCGATTATTTCTCAGGTTCACTCTCAAATCGGCGACAGGGTCCTGGTTGGGACTTCGAGTTGGGGACCTTTTACCCTGGCCGGGCAGTTTTTGGGAGTTGAAAAGCTAATGACCGGCTTGTATAAAGATAAACAAGGGGTGCACGCACTGCTGGAGGCAATGACCGAACTATGCACCGTCTATCTGGAACCCTTGATTGAACAGGGGGCGGCAATCGAATCCATCGCCGAACCTACCGCCTCAGGGGATCTTATCTCTCTCAGACATTTTGAGGAATTCGTCGCCCCTTATATAGGAAAAGTTGCTAAGCGTCTGAAAGATAAAGGGGCTTATACCACTCTGCACATCTGTGGCAATATCAAAAACCGGCTGCATTTGATTCCCGATCTGCACGTCGATTTGCTGTCACTTGATTATAAAGTGGATTTGGCAACTGCCCAGCTTATTTTGGACGGCAAAACAGCGGTAGCCGGCAACGTAAACCCGGTATTACTGAAAGATGCCGCACCAAGTCAAATCGCTCAGACGGTTAAAGAGTGCATCCGGCAAGCCGGCCGGGCGGCCAACTATGTGCTGATGCCGGGCTGCGATATACCAGCCGGTGTGCCTTTGGCCAATGTTCTGGCGTTTATTGACGCAGGCCGTCACAGTTGTACGGAAGTTTCATGA
- a CDS encoding nitrogenase component 1, whose protein sequence is MNDRSFIERPRYTCALGGAMATVTALPQGIPIVHAPPGCAGNFAWTQAGGCGLQVGGYCGGLSMPGSNVQEREVVFGGADRLEEEIKNTLDIMQGDIYVVLTSCVTEVIGDDVGAVVRPLQEGGTPIIFAETGGFRGNSYEGYDQVLKSVLRDFAPKTDHKQPGLVNLWGVTPNIDPFWRGNLTAIRTLLEKLGLTVNSFFTDRDSIDEIRRAGSAELNIVVSDVFGQGAAEMGQQIHGTPFIASPLPIGPTATDSFLRHVGGALKIDSPLVEELIYKENQRYYKLLEPLTDCFNDMDLQRYVVVIGDANYTIGITRFLSEDLGWLPEVAAITDILDECQQERLAGRLTALESGLTPKLIFHTDGGEIRRQVVEHWAQRRSETGKYIHSLSPAFVVGSSLDRELAKDLGAAHLSVSFPVANRAVINRGYTGYDGGLTLIEDLISSIITGR, encoded by the coding sequence ATGAATGATCGCAGCTTTATTGAAAGACCGCGGTATACCTGTGCGTTGGGCGGAGCCATGGCCACGGTAACCGCCTTGCCGCAAGGCATTCCAATTGTACATGCGCCGCCAGGCTGCGCCGGCAATTTCGCCTGGACCCAGGCTGGTGGCTGTGGTCTGCAAGTCGGGGGATATTGCGGCGGACTCAGTATGCCCGGCTCCAATGTACAGGAACGGGAAGTAGTTTTCGGCGGCGCCGACCGCCTGGAGGAAGAAATTAAAAATACCCTGGATATCATGCAAGGCGACATTTATGTGGTTTTGACCAGTTGCGTCACGGAAGTTATCGGCGACGATGTCGGCGCGGTAGTCAGACCCCTGCAGGAAGGCGGCACTCCGATTATCTTTGCCGAGACAGGTGGTTTCCGGGGAAATTCTTATGAAGGCTATGATCAGGTACTTAAGAGTGTGCTGCGGGATTTTGCACCCAAGACTGACCATAAACAACCCGGACTCGTTAACCTGTGGGGCGTTACTCCCAATATCGACCCGTTTTGGCGCGGTAATCTGACGGCGATACGAACGCTGCTGGAGAAGCTGGGACTGACAGTAAACAGCTTTTTTACAGATCGTGACAGCATTGACGAAATTCGCCGCGCCGGCAGCGCTGAACTTAATATCGTGGTTTCCGATGTGTTTGGCCAGGGAGCAGCCGAAATGGGGCAACAAATTCATGGTACCCCCTTTATAGCTTCGCCGTTGCCGATCGGGCCGACAGCTACGGACAGTTTCCTCCGGCATGTGGGTGGTGCCCTGAAGATCGACTCCCCGCTGGTTGAAGAATTAATTTATAAGGAAAATCAGCGGTACTATAAGCTGCTGGAACCGCTTACCGATTGCTTTAACGACATGGATTTGCAACGGTACGTTGTTGTTATCGGGGACGCCAACTACACCATCGGGATAACCCGGTTTTTAAGCGAGGATTTAGGCTGGCTGCCGGAGGTCGCCGCTATTACCGATATTTTGGATGAATGCCAGCAAGAACGTCTGGCAGGAAGGCTGACTGCTCTTGAAAGCGGTCTGACTCCCAAGCTCATCTTTCACACTGACGGCGGGGAGATCCGGCGGCAGGTAGTTGAGCATTGGGCGCAGCGCCGTTCCGAAACAGGTAAGTACATCCATTCTTTAAGCCCGGCCTTCGTTGTTGGCAGTTCCCTTGACCGGGAACTGGCCAAGGACCTGGGAGCTGCCCATCTTAGCGTCAGTTTTCCGGTAGCCAACCGGGCCGTCATTAACCGGGGCTATACCGGGTACGACGGCGGCTTAACACTGATTGAGGATTTAATCAGTTCAATCATCACCGGCAGATAA
- a CDS encoding DUF1638 domain-containing protein has translation MTVKIIACEVMREELLSIQPDGQVEYEFISMGLHLHPKKLHRELQNILDRSLGYSKIILTFGLCGGAAKNLKASATPLIIPKVHDCIPVLLGSREKYEHFSNEERGTFYLSCGWMITEKNILSEHQRILAKYGEKKAFSILSRMYDSYRRVLFIHTGCADEAVNLEQSHQIAQLLNLRHDTVQGDNAYIRKIVNGPWDEDDFIHVSPFTVIEEKLFGIC, from the coding sequence ATGACTGTTAAAATTATCGCCTGTGAGGTTATGCGGGAGGAACTGCTTTCTATACAACCAGATGGACAAGTAGAATATGAGTTCATCTCCATGGGGCTTCATTTGCATCCTAAAAAGCTGCACCGGGAACTGCAGAATATTCTGGACCGGTCCTTGGGTTATTCCAAGATTATTCTCACCTTTGGTCTTTGCGGCGGGGCGGCAAAAAATTTAAAAGCATCCGCCACTCCCCTGATCATTCCCAAAGTTCATGATTGTATTCCCGTTCTTCTCGGTTCCAGGGAAAAGTATGAACACTTCAGTAACGAAGAAAGAGGGACATTTTATTTGTCCTGCGGCTGGATGATTACGGAGAAGAATATACTTTCGGAGCATCAACGGATTCTTGCCAAGTATGGGGAGAAAAAAGCTTTTAGCATTCTTTCCCGGATGTATGACAGTTATCGAAGAGTACTCTTCATCCATACAGGCTGCGCGGACGAAGCCGTTAATCTGGAGCAATCGCACCAGATAGCTCAATTGCTTAATTTACGCCATGATACAGTACAGGGGGATAATGCTTATATTCGCAAGATTGTAAACGGTCCTTGGGACGAAGACGATTTTATCCATGTCTCACCTTTTACAGTTATAGAAGAGAAACTTTTCGGAATTTGTTAA